A genomic segment from Anabas testudineus chromosome 6, fAnaTes1.2, whole genome shotgun sequence encodes:
- the LOC113165465 gene encoding myosin heavy chain, fast skeletal muscle-like: MSTDAEMAVYGKAAIYLRKPEKERIEAQNKPFDAKTACYVVDDKELYLKATIIKKDGGKVTVKVLDTQEEKTVKEDDVSPMNPPKFDKIEDMAMMTHLNEASVLYNLKERYAAWMIYTYSGLFCATVNPYKWLPVYDAEVVSAYRGKKRMEAPPHIFSVSDNAFQFMLTDRENQSVLITGESGAGKTVNTKRVIQYFATISTVGGDKKKEQTSGKMQGSLEDQIIAANPLLEAYGNAKTVRNDNSSRFGKFIRIHFGTTGKLASADIETYLLEKSRVTFQLPDERGYHIFYQMMTNHKPELVEMSLITTNPYDFPMISQGQITVASIDDKVELEATDNAIDILGFTSEEKMSIYKLTGAVIHHGNMKFKQKQREEQAEPDGTEDADKVAYLLGLNSADMLKALCYPRVKVGNEYVTKGQTVPQVLNSVQALAKSIYERMFLWMVIRINQMLDTKQQRNFFIGVLDIAGFEIFNFNSMEQLCINFTNEKLQQFFNHHMFVLEQEEYKKEGIIWEFIDFGMDLAACIELIEKPMGIFSILEEECMFPKATDTSFKNKLYDQHLGKTKAFEKPKPAKGKAEAHFSLVHYAGTVDYNISGWLDKNKDPLNESVVQLYQKSSVKLLSHLYPPAAAEDTGKKGGKKKGGSMQTVSSQFRENLGKLMTNLRSTHPHFVRCLIPNESKTPGLMENFLVIHQLRCNGVLEGIRICRKGFPSRILYGDFKQRYKVLNASVIPEGQFIDNKKAAEKLLGSIDVDHDQYRFGHTKVFFKAGLLGTLEEMRDEKLASLVTMTQAVCRGYLMRKEFVKMMERREAIYSIQYNIRSFMNVKHWPWMKVYYKIKPLLKSAETEKELAQMKENYDKMTQDLAAALAKKKELEEKMVSLLQEKNDLQLQVASESENLSDAEERCEGLIKSKIQLEAKLKETTERLEDEEEINAELTAKKRKLEDECSELKKDIDDLELTLAKVEKEKHATENKVKNLTEEMASQDETIAKLTKEKKALQEAHQQTLDDLQAEEDKVNTLTKAKTKLEQQVDDLEGSLEQEKKLRMDLERAKRKLEGDLKLAQESIMDLENDKQQSEEKIKKKDFEVSQLLSKIEDEQSMGAQLQKKIKELQARIEELEEEIEAERAARAKVEKQRADLSRELEEISERLEEAGGATAAQIEMNKKREAEFQKLRRDLEEATLQHEATAAALRKKQADSVAELGEQIDNLQRVKQKLEKEKSEYKMEIDDLSSNMEAVAKAKGNLEKLCRTLEDQLSELKTKNDENVRQINDLGAQKARLLTENGEFGRQIEEKEALVSQLTRGKQAFTQQMEELKRQIEEEVKAKNALAHAVQSARHDCDLLREQFEEEQEAKAELQRGMSKANSEVAQWRTKYETDAIQRTEELEESKKKLAQRLQEAEEQIEAVNSKCASLEKTKQRLQSEVEDLMIDVERANSLAANLDKKQRNFDKVLAEWKQKYEEGQAELEGAQKEARSLSTELFKMKNSYEEALDQLETMKRENKNLQQEISDLTEQIGETGKSIHELEKAKKQVETEKSEIQTALEEAEGTLEHEESKILRVQLELNQIKGEVDRKLAEKDEEIEQIKRNSQRVIDSMQSTLDAEVRSRNDALRIKKKMEGDLNEMEIQLSHANRQASESQKQLRNVQAQLKDAQLHLDDAVRAQDDLKEQAAMVERRNGLMLAEIEELRAALEQTERSRKIAEQELVDASERVGLLHSQNTSLLNTKKKLEADLVQIQSEVDDTVQEARNAEEKAKKAITDAAMMAEELKKEQDTSAHLERMKKNLEVAVKDLQHRLDEAENLAMKGGKKQLQKLESRVRELEAEVEAEQRRGADAVKGVRKYERRVKELTYQTEEDKKNITRLQDLVDKLQLKVKAYKRQAEESEEQANVHLSKSRKLQHELEEAEERADIAESQVNKLRAKSRDSGKVNM; encoded by the exons ATGAGTACGGACGCAGAGATGGCCGTCTATGGCAAAGCTGCCATTTACCTCCGTAAGccagagaaggagagaattGAGGCTCAGAACAAACCTTTTGATGCCAAGACCGCCTGCTATGTGGTCGATGACAAAGAGCTGTACTTGAAGGCCACAATCATCAAGAAAGACGGTGGCAAAGTCACCGTCAAGGTCCTGGACACTCAAGAG GAGAAGACAGTTAAAGAAGACGACGTCTCTCCAATGAACCCTCCCAAGTTCGACAAAATTGAGGACATGGCCATGATGACCCATCTCAATGAAGCCTCTGTCCTGTATAATCTCAAAGAGCGTTATGCAGCATGGATGATCTAC ACCTACTCTGGCTTGTTCTGTGCCACTGTGAACCCCTACAAGTGGCTCCCAGTGTACGATGCTGAAGTTGTAAGTGCCTATAGAGGCAAGAAGAGAATGGAGGCTCCACCCcacatcttctctgtctctgacaaTGCTTTTCAGTTCATGCTTACTG ACAGGGAGAACCAGTCTGTCTTGATCAC TGGAGAATCTGGTGCTGGAAAGACTGTGAACACCAAGCGTGTCATCCAGTACTTTGCAACAATCAGCACAGTCGGTGGAGACAAGAAGAAGGAGCAAACATCAGGCAAGATGCAG GGGTCACTGGAGGATCAGATTATTGCAGCCAACCCCCTGCTGGAGGCTTATGGTAATGCCAAAACTGTGAGAAATGACAACTCTTCTCGTTTT GGTAAATTCATCAGAATCCATTTCGGCACAACTGGCAAACTGGCCAGTGCTGATATTGAGACAT aTCTGCTGGAGAAGTCTAGAGTGACATTCCAGCTTCCTGATGAGAGAGGCTACCACATCTTCTACCAGATGATGACAAATCACAAACCTGAGCTGGTTG AAATGTCACTCATCACAACCAACCCATATGACTTCCCCATGATCAGCCAGGGTCAGATCACTGTAGCCAGTATTGATGACAAAGTTGAGCTGGAAGCCACTGAC AATGCCATTGATATCCTGGGCTTCACTTCTGAGGAGAAGATGAGCATCTACAAACTGACTGGTGCTGTAATCCACCACGGTAACATGAAGTTCAAGCAAAAGCAGCGTGAGGAGCAGGCTGAGCCTGATGGCACAGAAG ATGCTGACAAGGTTGCTTACTTGTTGGGCCTGAACTCTGCTGACATGCTCAAGGCTCTGTGCTATCCCAGAGTGAAGGTCGGAAATGAATATGTCACCAAGGGACAGACTGTACCTCAG GTGTTGAACTCAGTCCAAGCTCTGGCCAAGTCCATCTATGAGAGAATGTTTTTGTGGATGGTCATCCGTATCAACCAGATGTTGGACACTAAGCAGCAAAGGAATTTCTTCATTGGTGTCCTGGATATTGCTGGCTTTGAAATCTTCAAC TTCAACAGCATGGAGCAGCTGTGCATCAACTTCACCAATGAGAAACTGCAACAGTTCTTCAACCACCACATGTTTGTGCTGGAACAAGAGGAGTACAAGAAGGAGGGTATTATCTGGGAGTTCATTGACTTCGGCATGGACTTGGCTGCCTGCATTGAGCTGATTGAAAAG CCCATGGGTATCTTCTCCATCCTTGAAGAGGAGTGCATGTTCCCCAAGGCCACAGACACATCCTTCAAGAACAAGCTGTATGACCAGCATCTTGGCAAGACCAAGGCTTTTGAGAAGCCAAAGCCCGCCAAGGGCAAGGCTGAGGCTCACTTCTCCCTGGTGCACTATGCCGGTACTGTGGACTACAATATCAGTGGCTGGCTGGACAAGAACAAGGATCCACTGAATGAGTCTGTCGTGCAGCTGTACCAGAAGTCCTCTGTTAAATTGCTGAGTCATCTGtatcctcctgctgctgctgagg ACACTGGAAAGAAGGGTGGCAAGAAGAAGGGTGGTTCTATGCAGACTGTGTCTTCACAATTTAGG GAGAATTTGGGCAAGCTGATGACAAACCTGAGAAGCACCCATCCTCACTTTGTGCGTTGCTTGATTCCCAATGAGTCTAAGACCCCAG GTCTGATGGAGAACTTCCTGGTCATCCACCAGCTCAGGTGTAACGGTGTGCTGGAGGGTATCAGAATCTGCAGGAAAGGTTTCCCCAGCAGAATCCTCTATGGTGACTTCAAGCAGAG GTACAAGGTTCTGAATGCCAGTGTCATCCCTGAAGGCCAGTTCATCGACAACAAGAAGGCTGCAGAGAAGCTGCTCGGGTCAATTGATGTTGATCATGACCAGTACAGATTTGGACACACCAAG GTGTTCTTCAAGGCCGGTCTGCTGGGTACCCTtgaagagatgagagatgaaaaACTGGCATCTCTGGTCACCATGACTCAGGCTGTCTGCCGTGGCTACCTCATGAGAAAGGAGTTTGTGAAGATGATGGAGAGGAG GGAAGCCATCTATTCCATTCAGTACAACATCCGCTCATTCATGAATGTCAAACACTGGCCATGGATGAAGGTGTACTACAAGATCAAGCCTCTGCTGAAGAGTGCTGAAACTGAGAAGGAGCTCGCCCAGATGAAGGAGAACTATGACAAGATGACACAAGACTTGGCTGCTGCCCTGGCCAAGAAGAAGGAACTGGAGGAGAAGATGGTGTCTCTTCTGCAGGAGAAGAATGATCTGCAGCTCCAAGTAGCATCT GAATCTGAGAATCTGTCAGATGCTGAGGAGAGATGTGAGGGACTCATCAAGAGCAAGATTCAGCTGGAGGCCAAACTCAAAGAGACAACTGAGAGactggaggatgaagaagaaatcAATGCTGAGCTGACTGCTAAGAAGAGAAAGCTGGAGGATGAATGCTCTGAGCTCAAGAAGGACATTGATGACCTGGAGCTCACCTTGGCCAAAGTGGAAAAGGAGAAACACGCCACTGAGAACAAG GTGAAGAACCTGACAGAGGAGATGGCCTCTCAGGATGAGACCATTGCTAAGCTGACCAAAGAGAAGAAAGCCCTTCAGGAGGCTCATCAGCAGACACTTGATGACCTCCAGGCTGAGGAGGACAAAGTCAACACTCTGACCAAGGCCAAGACCAAGCTTGAGCAGCAAGTCGATGAT CTTGAGGGATCTCTGGAACAAGAGAAGAAGTTGCGTATGGACCTTGAAAGAGCCAAGAGGAAGCTGGAGGGTGATCTGAAACTGGCCCAAGAATCCATCATGGATCTTGAGAATGACAAACAGCAGTctgaagagaaaattaaaaa GAAGGACTTTGAAGTTAGTCAGCTCCTTAGCAAAATTGAGGATGAGCAGTCAATGGGTGCTCAGCTTCAGAAGAAGATAAAGGAGCTTCAG GCTCGTATTGaggaactggaggaggagaTTGAGGCTGAGCGTGCTGCTCGTGCCAAGGTTGAGAAGCAGAGGGCCGATCTCTCCAGAGAACTGGAGGAGATCAGTGAGAGGCTGGAGGAGGCTGGTGGTGCCACTGCTGCTCAGATTGAGATGAACAAGAAGCGTGAGGCTGAGTTCCAGAAGCTCCGTCGTGATCTTGAGGAGGCCACTCTGCAGCACGAAGCCACTGCTGCCGCTCTTCGTAAGAAGCAGGCTGACAGCGTTGCTGAGCTGGGAGAGCAGATCGACAACCTTCAGCGGGTCAAGCAGAAGCTTGAGAAGGAAAAGAGTGAATACAAGATGGAGATTGATGACCTCTCCAGCAACATGGAGGCTGTTGCCAAAGCAAAG GGAAATCTTGAAAAGCTGTGCCGCACTCTTGAGGACCAACTTAGCGAACTGAAGACCAAGAATGATGAGAATGTCCGTCAAATCAATGACTTGGGTGCACAGAAAGCTCGTCTCCTGACAGAAAATG GTGAGTTCGGCCGTCAAATTGAAGAGAAAGAAGCTCTGGTCTCCCAGCTGACCAGAGGCAAACAAGCCTTCACACAGcagatggaggagctgaagagacAAATTGAAGAGGAGGTCaag GCCAAGAACGCTCTTGCCCATGCTGTGCAATCAGCTCGCCACGACTGCGATCTGCTGAGAGAGCAGtttgaggaggagcaggaggccaAGGCTGAGCTGCAGCGTGGAATGTCCAAGGCCAACAGTGaggtggctcagtggagaactAAGTATGAAACTGATGCTATCCAGCGCACTGAGGAGCTTGAGGAGTCCAA gaaaaagctgGCCCAACGCCTTCAGGAGGCTGAGGAACAGATTGAGGCTGTGAATTCCAAGTGTGCTTCCCTGGAGAAAACCAAACAGAGGCTCCAGAGCGAAGTGGAGGATCTCATGATTGATGTGGAGAGGGCTAATTCACTGGCTGCTAACCTGGACAAGAAGCAGAGGAACTTTGACAAG GTGTTGGCAGAGTGGAAACAAAAGTATGAGGAGGGTCAGGCAGAGCTTGAGGGAGCTCAGAAAGAGGCTCGTTCTCTCAGCACTGAGCTGTTCAAGATGAAGAACTCTTATGAGGAAGCTCTGGACCAGCTGGAGACCATGAAGCGTGAAAACAAGAATCTGCAAC AGGAGATCTCCGATCTGACTGAACAGATTGGTGAGACTGGCAAGAGCATCCATGAGCTGGAGAAGGCCAAGAAGcaggtggagacagaaaagTCTGAGATCCAGACAGCCCTTGAAGAGGCTGAg GGAACTCTGGAACACGAAGAGTCTAAGATCCTGCGTGTCCAGCTGGAGCTCAACCAGATTAAGGGTGAGGTGGACAGGAAGCTGgcagagaaagatgaggagatTGAGCAGATCAAGAGGAACAGCCAGAGGGTAATTGACTCCATGCAGAGCACTCTGGATGCTGAGGTCAGGAGCAGGAACGATGCCCTGAGaatcaagaagaagatggagggagatCTGAACGAGATGGAGATCCAGTTGAGCCATGCCAATCGCCAGGCTTCTGAGTCCCAGAAGCAGCTGAGGAATGTGCAGGCACAGCTGAAG GATGCTCAACTGCACCTTGATGACGCTGTCAGAGCCCAGGATGACCTCAAGGAACAAGCTGCTATGGTGGAACGCAGGAACGGTCTCATGTTGGCCGAAATTGAAGAACTTAGAGCTGCTCtggaacagacagagagaagccGCAAAATCGCTGAACAGGAGCTGGTGGATGCAAGTGAGCGTGTTGGACTTCTGCACTCACAG AACACAAGTCTTCTGAACACTAAGAAGAAGCTTGAAGCCGACCTGGTTCAGATCCAGAGTGAAGTGGACGACACTGTTCAGGAAGCAAGAAATGCAGAGGAGAAGGCCAAGAAGGCAATCACCGAT GCTGCTATGATGGctgaggagctgaagaaggaaCAGGACACCAGCGCTCACctggagaggatgaagaagaaccTGGAGGTCGCTGTCAAGGACCTGCAGCACCGCCTGGATGAGGCTGAGAATCTGGCCATGAAGGGTGGCAAGAAGCAGCTCCAGAAACTGGAGTCCAGA GTGCGTGAGTTGGAGGCAGAGGTTGAGGCTGAACAGAGACGTGGAGCAGATGCTGTTAAGGGTGTCCGCAAATATGAGAGGAGGGTGAAGGAGCTCACCTATCAG ACTGAGGAGGACAAGAAAAACATTACCAGGCTGCAGGATCTGGTTGACAAGTTGCAGCTCAAGGTGAAGGCCTACAAGAGGCAGGCTGAGGAATCG GAGGAGCAGGCCAATGTTCATCTGTCCAAGAGCAGGAAGCTCCAGCATGagctggaggaggcagaggagcgTGCAGACATTGCTGAATCCCAGGTCAACAAGCTGAGAGCAAAAAGCCGTGATTCTGGCAAGGTAAATATGTAG